In Candidatus Methylomirabilota bacterium, a genomic segment contains:
- a CDS encoding cupin domain-containing protein, whose product MARPMRRVVTGHNAQGKSVILIDVPSPHALELDGLPGVALINLWATDRAPASNAGVADAAARPVVLEPPELGTIFRVVDFPLDKRMAGKVDRAKAFAAMGAGHAMDRSDARYPAMHKTNTVDYALVLVGEIWALMDEGETLLEAGDCLIQRGTNHAWSNRTDTPCRARPL is encoded by the coding sequence ATGGCCAGACCCATGCGCCGCGTCGTCACCGGACACAATGCCCAGGGCAAGTCGGTCATCCTCATCGACGTCCCGTCGCCGCACGCGCTCGAGCTCGACGGCTTGCCTGGTGTCGCCCTCATCAACCTGTGGGCGACCGATCGCGCGCCGGCGAGCAACGCGGGCGTGGCCGACGCCGCGGCCCGCCCGGTCGTCCTCGAGCCGCCCGAGTTGGGTACGATTTTCCGGGTGGTCGACTTTCCGCTGGACAAGCGTATGGCGGGCAAGGTCGACCGGGCGAAGGCCTTCGCGGCAATGGGCGCCGGCCACGCGATGGACCGGAGCGACGCGCGGTACCCGGCCATGCACAAGACGAACACCGTCGACTACGCGCTCGTTCTGGTTGGCGAGATCTGGGCGCTGATGGACGAAGGCGAAACGCTGCTCGAGGCCGGCGACTGCTTGATCCAGCGCGGGACCAACCACGCGTGGAGCAACCGCACGGACACGCCCTGCCGCGCCCGCCCGTTGTAG
- a CDS encoding DUF6632 domain-containing protein, with amino-acid sequence MTDADRLRYLRVALVLVGLIFVFGIYPLGMVWRSGWQWGVGHSHYHMMIIGVYATLGVFLLMASKNPAAHTSLIWFTVWSSIVHAGIMGAQSLADAKERRHLIGDVPALLVVALVLAVFTPRAEH; translated from the coding sequence ATGACGGATGCGGATCGCCTTCGCTACCTTCGTGTCGCGCTCGTCCTGGTCGGTCTGATCTTCGTCTTTGGCATCTACCCGCTGGGCATGGTGTGGCGGTCCGGCTGGCAGTGGGGCGTGGGCCACTCGCACTATCACATGATGATCATCGGGGTCTACGCGACGCTCGGCGTCTTCCTGCTGATGGCGTCGAAGAACCCGGCGGCGCACACGAGCCTGATCTGGTTCACCGTCTGGTCGAGCATCGTGCACGCCGGCATCATGGGCGCCCAGTCCCTCGCCGATGCGAAGGAACGGAGGCACCTCATTGGTGACGTCCCAGCGCTCCTCGTCGTGGCCCTCGTCCTCGCGGTGTTTACTCCACGCGCGGAGCACTGA
- a CDS encoding glucose 1-dehydrogenase, which translates to MGRLTGRTVLITGAARGIGAACARRLAADGAKLVLADLDGAGAEKLAAELGQVAVRADVTRPEDIDRIVDEPYRRWGRLDVLFNNAGVIRVQPMLEVTGEEWDRVMDVNLRAVFFVLQAVARRMLDQDLMPESELRGKLIQTASIASYRGGNHLMTPYSASKAGVVSLTRSAAQVLAPHRITSNCVCPGAVETAMWEQIDREWGALEGLGQGEAWKRRIRNIPLGRPERAEDVAGVVAFLAGPDSDYMTGQALNVDGGIVMGS; encoded by the coding sequence ATGGGGCGCCTGACGGGACGGACCGTGCTGATCACGGGGGCGGCGCGGGGGATCGGAGCGGCCTGCGCGCGCCGGCTCGCGGCCGACGGCGCGAAGCTGGTCCTCGCCGACCTCGACGGCGCGGGGGCGGAGAAGCTCGCGGCCGAGCTGGGTCAGGTGGCGGTCCGAGCCGACGTCACCCGACCCGAGGATATCGACCGCATCGTGGACGAGCCGTACCGGCGCTGGGGGCGGCTCGACGTGCTGTTCAACAATGCCGGTGTCATCCGTGTCCAGCCGATGCTCGAGGTCACGGGGGAGGAATGGGACCGCGTGATGGACGTCAACCTCCGCGCCGTCTTCTTCGTCCTGCAGGCCGTGGCGCGCAGGATGCTCGATCAGGATCTCATGCCGGAGTCGGAGCTGCGCGGCAAGCTGATCCAGACGGCCTCGATCGCTTCGTATCGGGGGGGCAACCACCTGATGACGCCCTACTCGGCCTCCAAGGCCGGCGTGGTCAGCCTCACGCGCTCCGCGGCCCAGGTGTTGGCCCCGCATCGGATCACGTCGAACTGCGTCTGCCCGGGAGCGGTCGAGACGGCGATGTGGGAGCAGATCGACCGCGAGTGGGGCGCCCTCGAGGGCCTGGGGCAGGGCGAAGCGTGGAAGCGCAGGATCCGGAACATCCCGCTGGGACGCCCCGAGCGGGCCGAGGACGTAGCCGGCGTCGTGGCGTTTCTTGCCGGGCCCGACTCCGACTACATGACCGGGCAGGCCCTCAATGTGGACGGCGGCATCGTCATGGGCAGCTAG